The Micromonospora krabiensis genome window below encodes:
- a CDS encoding MFS transporter → MSTTPTAPRASLLLLAYLAFVSLGLPDGLIGVGWPSIRADFGVPTEAVGLVLTAGTAGYLTSSVLAGFTLARLGVGWLLAGSTLLASLALTGYSVSPGLVLMVGCALVLGLGSGAIDSGLNAYAAGAFGPRHMNWMHAFFGLGVAIGPLIMTGVLSAGLAWRWGYGIVAAAQLALAAAFALTVRAWRRQPARAGTAAAPTVVADAVSGPAGGTHEGPAVPVPVRETLRLPAVWVGALAFMVYVAIEVTTGLWAFLLLTVGRGVSAGTAGLCVSAYWGSLFVGRVVQGIVAERLGADRVLRSSLLGMAAGAALIAVPGPAWVAVLGLVVVGFAAAPVFPLLTLTTADRVGATHADRAIGLQIGTAGLGAALVPAGVGVLLEAASVQALGSALLVLAVLLIALHVAGTRRSGPDGTPAALAR, encoded by the coding sequence GTGTCCACCACCCCCACCGCACCCCGCGCCTCGCTGCTCCTGCTGGCCTACCTCGCGTTCGTCAGCCTCGGCCTGCCGGACGGCCTGATCGGCGTCGGCTGGCCCTCCATCCGGGCCGACTTCGGCGTGCCGACGGAGGCGGTCGGCCTGGTGCTCACCGCCGGCACGGCCGGCTATCTCACGTCCAGCGTCCTGGCCGGGTTCACGCTGGCCCGGCTCGGCGTGGGCTGGCTGCTGGCCGGAAGCACTTTGCTGGCCAGCCTGGCGCTGACCGGCTACTCGGTCAGCCCCGGCCTGGTCCTGATGGTGGGGTGCGCGCTGGTGCTCGGGCTCGGCTCCGGCGCGATCGACTCCGGCCTCAACGCGTACGCCGCCGGCGCCTTCGGACCCCGACACATGAACTGGATGCACGCCTTCTTCGGGCTCGGCGTGGCGATCGGGCCGCTCATCATGACCGGGGTCCTCAGCGCGGGCCTCGCCTGGCGCTGGGGCTACGGCATCGTCGCCGCCGCGCAGCTCGCCCTCGCCGCCGCCTTCGCGCTCACCGTGCGGGCCTGGCGTCGCCAGCCCGCCCGCGCCGGCACGGCGGCCGCCCCGACCGTGGTCGCCGACGCCGTCTCCGGGCCTGCCGGGGGCACACACGAGGGCCCGGCCGTCCCGGTCCCGGTGCGGGAGACGCTGCGGCTGCCGGCGGTGTGGGTGGGCGCGCTCGCGTTCATGGTGTACGTCGCCATCGAGGTGACCACGGGCCTGTGGGCGTTCCTGCTGCTCACCGTGGGACGAGGGGTGTCGGCGGGGACGGCGGGCCTGTGCGTCTCGGCGTACTGGGGGAGCCTCTTCGTGGGTCGGGTGGTGCAGGGCATCGTGGCCGAACGCCTGGGTGCCGACCGGGTGCTCCGGAGCAGCCTGCTCGGCATGGCGGCCGGCGCGGCGCTGATCGCGGTGCCCGGTCCGGCGTGGGTGGCGGTGCTCGGCCTCGTCGTGGTCGGGTTCGCCGCCGCGCCGGTGTTCCCGCTGCTGACCCTGACCACCGCCGATCGGGTCGGTGCCACGCACGCCGACCGGGCCATCGGGTTGCAGATCGGCACCGCCGGGCTCGGCGCGGCGCTCGTCCCGGCCGGGGTCGGCGTGCTGCTCGAGGCCGCCTCGGTGCAGGCGCTCGGGTCGGCGCTGCTCGTGCTCGCCGTGCTGCTGATCGCGCTGCACGTCGCCGGCACCCGCCGATCGGGCCCGGATGGCACGCCCGCCGCGCTCGCCCGCTAG
- a CDS encoding ATP-binding SpoIIE family protein phosphatase: MPGTVGRVPTPPVPVSGAPAGAGAAGVVLGHDWARTPLGARQEWDPAVRAVVDLILASPVPMALAHGDDLVLLYNDGYAELIGDKHPTAVGRPAAEVFPELWRLPGVGEAVQRVYRDGGTFLERDSALPLVRGRGAEQAVFTLGYSPVRDSAGEIVGVLTVAAETTHVTQQLQSLSEVAAALAGTLTLDDVARVALRHALAAFDADRVAFAVDEGGGGWRMVRRVRGELMDEADERLPPLWRRTPATWPDPLVRASATGEPVFAGAGQPLRDAAADRHDQKIAALAAVPLRATVVRGGLSVGHQTPHLWSAAERALLAASAELIGQAAERARRFETQHGTAQLLQRSMLPEHLPDLPLLRIAARYDPGVDGNAAGGDFYDAFLLPTGQLGIVLGDVAGHDVQAAARMGQVRAALRALALTDPRPDSVLAGLDRLVTSLGAEGGTHELFVTVVFGVVDAERQELTLASAGHPAPLIRRCTPDDRPYAEFVELPAGAPLGLGSRPATGTVRFAPGDTLLLFSDGVVERRRQSLTAGLDALADAVADAGSGDPRALCAVATAAVSGTTEDDVAVLAVEHALKPSRSASMEVPAEPTAPSRVRHWMTAQLGEWRVPESVIGAAVLCTSELTTNALLHAGTAARVEIDLSAERLLVSVADSGTRGTVTRAQTDTLSSRGRGLGLIEELSDAWGTDPTVRGSTVWFEILLPAD; encoded by the coding sequence ATGCCAGGAACGGTCGGGCGAGTGCCCACGCCACCAGTCCCGGTGTCCGGGGCCCCCGCCGGGGCCGGCGCGGCGGGTGTCGTCCTCGGCCACGACTGGGCCCGCACCCCGCTCGGCGCCCGCCAGGAGTGGGACCCGGCGGTACGCGCGGTCGTCGACCTGATCCTCGCCTCACCCGTGCCGATGGCCCTCGCCCACGGCGACGACCTCGTCCTGCTCTACAACGACGGCTACGCCGAGCTGATCGGCGACAAGCACCCCACCGCCGTGGGACGACCGGCCGCCGAGGTCTTCCCGGAGCTGTGGCGCCTGCCCGGGGTCGGTGAGGCGGTCCAGCGGGTCTACCGCGACGGCGGGACGTTCCTGGAGCGCGACAGCGCGCTTCCGCTGGTCCGCGGCCGCGGCGCCGAGCAGGCGGTGTTCACCCTCGGCTACTCCCCCGTGCGGGACAGCGCCGGGGAGATCGTCGGCGTGCTCACGGTCGCCGCCGAGACCACACACGTCACCCAGCAGCTGCAGAGCCTCAGCGAGGTGGCCGCGGCGCTGGCCGGCACCCTCACCCTGGACGACGTCGCCCGGGTCGCGCTGCGGCACGCCCTCGCCGCCTTCGACGCCGACCGGGTGGCCTTCGCCGTCGACGAGGGCGGCGGCGGGTGGCGGATGGTCCGCCGGGTCCGGGGCGAACTGATGGACGAGGCGGACGAGCGGCTGCCCCCGCTGTGGCGACGCACCCCGGCCACCTGGCCGGACCCGTTGGTGCGGGCCTCGGCGACGGGCGAGCCGGTGTTCGCCGGCGCCGGCCAGCCGCTGCGCGACGCGGCCGCCGACCGGCACGACCAGAAGATCGCCGCGCTGGCCGCGGTGCCGCTGCGCGCCACGGTCGTACGCGGTGGGCTGTCGGTCGGTCACCAGACCCCGCACCTGTGGTCGGCGGCCGAGCGCGCGCTGCTCGCGGCGTCGGCCGAGCTGATCGGGCAGGCGGCGGAGCGGGCCCGGCGGTTCGAGACGCAGCACGGCACCGCCCAGCTGTTGCAGCGCAGCATGCTGCCGGAGCACCTGCCCGACCTGCCGCTGCTGCGGATCGCCGCCCGCTACGACCCGGGTGTCGACGGCAACGCGGCCGGCGGTGACTTCTACGACGCGTTCCTGCTGCCCACCGGCCAGCTCGGCATCGTGCTCGGCGACGTGGCCGGGCACGACGTGCAGGCGGCCGCCCGGATGGGGCAGGTCCGTGCCGCGCTGCGCGCGCTGGCGCTGACCGATCCGCGCCCCGACTCCGTGCTCGCCGGGCTGGACCGGCTGGTCACCAGCCTCGGCGCGGAGGGCGGCACGCACGAGCTGTTCGTGACCGTGGTCTTCGGTGTGGTCGACGCGGAACGCCAGGAACTCACCCTGGCCAGCGCGGGCCACCCCGCCCCGCTGATCCGCCGCTGCACCCCCGACGACCGCCCGTACGCCGAGTTCGTCGAGCTGCCGGCCGGCGCCCCGCTGGGTCTCGGTTCCCGCCCGGCGACCGGCACGGTGCGGTTCGCGCCGGGCGACACCCTGCTCCTGTTCAGCGACGGGGTCGTGGAGCGGCGGCGGCAGAGCCTCACCGCCGGCCTGGACGCGCTCGCCGACGCGGTCGCCGACGCGGGCAGCGGTGACCCGCGGGCGTTGTGCGCGGTGGCCACCGCGGCGGTGTCCGGCACCACCGAGGACGACGTGGCCGTGCTCGCCGTGGAGCACGCGTTGAAGCCGAGCCGCTCGGCGAGCATGGAGGTGCCGGCCGAGCCGACCGCCCCGAGCCGGGTGCGGCACTGGATGACCGCGCAGCTCGGCGAGTGGCGGGTGCCGGAGTCGGTGATCGGCGCCGCCGTGCTCTGCACCAGCGAGCTGACCACCAACGCGCTGCTGCACGCCGGCACGGCCGCCCGCGTGGAGATCGACCTGAGCGCGGAGCGGCTCCTGGTCTCGGTGGCCGACTCGGGCACCCGGGGCACGGTCACCCGCGCGCAGACCGACACGTTGAGCAGCCGGGGTCGCGGGTTGGGCCTGATCGAGGAGCTGAGCGACGCCTGGGGCACCGACCCGACGGTCCGCGGCTCGACCGTGTGGTTCGAGATTCTCCTTCCGGCCGACTGA
- a CDS encoding HAD family hydrolase, translating into MPTENPAGVLFDVDGTLVDTTYLHTVSWWEALRQTDRPVPMATVHRAIGMGSDKLLDHLLGPERDRDADGKLRDAHDTLYAEYWERLTPLPGAADLLRACAERGLRVVLATSAAEHEVTALRRALDADDVIAEVTSSADAEESKPAPDILVAALDQSGLAAERVVFVGDSVWDVAAAGKLDIPCVGLTCGGTSRGELAGAGAVAVYDDPAALLETLDDSPLTRPR; encoded by the coding sequence ATGCCTACCGAGAATCCCGCCGGGGTCCTGTTCGACGTCGACGGCACGCTGGTCGACACGACCTACCTGCACACCGTGAGCTGGTGGGAGGCGCTGCGCCAGACCGACCGGCCGGTGCCGATGGCGACCGTGCACCGCGCCATCGGGATGGGCTCCGACAAGCTGCTCGACCACCTGCTCGGGCCGGAGCGCGATCGCGACGCCGACGGCAAACTGCGCGACGCGCACGACACGCTCTACGCGGAGTACTGGGAGCGGTTGACGCCGCTGCCCGGCGCCGCCGACCTGCTGCGGGCCTGCGCCGAGCGAGGGCTGCGGGTGGTGCTCGCCACGTCGGCGGCCGAGCACGAGGTGACGGCGCTGCGCCGGGCGCTGGACGCGGACGACGTCATCGCCGAGGTCACCTCCTCGGCGGACGCCGAGGAGAGCAAGCCCGCCCCGGACATCCTGGTCGCCGCGCTGGACCAGTCCGGGCTGGCCGCCGAGCGGGTGGTGTTCGTGGGCGACTCGGTCTGGGACGTCGCCGCCGCGGGGAAGCTGGACATCCCGTGCGTCGGGCTCACCTGCGGCGGCACCAGCCGGGGCGAGTTGGCGGGGGCGGGCGCGGTGGCGGTCTACGACGACCCGGCGGCGCTGCTGGAGACGCTGGACGACTCGCCACTGACGCGACCGAGGTGA
- a CDS encoding cation:proton antiporter domain-containing protein, which yields MEPVDVAFAVVGVGALLAGILPRVLERRPLSMPIAFLGLGMVVFLLPTGLPVPDPLAHPELTTHLTEIGVIVALMGAGLKIDRPLSWARWSSTWRLLAIAMPLCIAAVALLGWWWAGLVPAAALLLGSALAPTDPVLASDVQVGEPTDVEDSEDEVRFALTSEAGLNDGLAFPFVYAAIAIATTSLAPGDWLAHWFTVDLVWKVGIGVGGGLLVGWLLGKLFFRAPSQLRLARHAEGFLALAATFLAYGLVEVAGGYGFLAVFVAARAIRAAERTHEFHSVLHDFAEQVERLLTVLLLLLLGGAVVGGLLGPLTWPAAAVGLALVFVLRPLLGWLSLRGAPGRPAEHWVIALFGIRGVGSFYYLAYATAEADFPQAELLWATVGLVVVVSVVVHGIAATPVMQLLDRAGERTGARDDGAADERAVAAAPG from the coding sequence GTGGAACCGGTGGATGTGGCGTTCGCGGTGGTGGGAGTCGGTGCTCTGCTCGCCGGCATACTCCCCCGGGTGCTGGAACGGCGGCCGCTCTCCATGCCGATCGCGTTCCTCGGCCTCGGCATGGTGGTGTTCCTCCTGCCCACCGGCCTGCCGGTGCCGGATCCGCTGGCCCATCCCGAGCTGACCACCCACCTGACCGAGATCGGGGTGATCGTCGCCCTGATGGGCGCCGGGCTCAAGATCGACCGACCGCTGAGCTGGGCCCGGTGGTCGTCGACCTGGCGGCTGCTCGCCATCGCGATGCCGCTCTGCATCGCCGCCGTGGCCCTGCTGGGCTGGTGGTGGGCGGGTCTGGTGCCGGCCGCCGCGCTGCTGCTCGGCAGCGCGCTCGCCCCGACCGACCCGGTGCTCGCCTCCGACGTGCAGGTCGGTGAACCGACCGATGTGGAGGACTCGGAGGACGAGGTCCGCTTCGCGCTCACCTCCGAGGCCGGGCTCAACGACGGGCTGGCGTTCCCGTTCGTCTACGCGGCCATCGCCATCGCGACCACGAGCCTCGCCCCGGGTGACTGGTTGGCCCACTGGTTCACGGTGGATCTGGTGTGGAAGGTCGGCATCGGGGTCGGTGGCGGCCTGCTCGTCGGCTGGCTGCTCGGCAAGCTCTTCTTTCGGGCGCCGAGCCAACTGCGGCTCGCCCGCCACGCGGAGGGCTTCCTCGCGCTGGCCGCCACCTTCCTGGCGTACGGGCTGGTGGAGGTGGCCGGCGGCTACGGCTTCCTGGCGGTCTTCGTGGCCGCCCGGGCGATCCGGGCCGCCGAACGGACCCACGAGTTCCACTCGGTGCTGCACGACTTCGCCGAGCAGGTCGAGCGGCTGCTCACCGTCCTGCTGCTCCTGCTCCTCGGCGGTGCCGTGGTGGGCGGCCTGCTCGGTCCGTTGACCTGGCCGGCGGCGGCGGTCGGGCTGGCCCTGGTCTTCGTGCTCCGGCCGCTGCTGGGCTGGCTGTCGCTGCGCGGCGCTCCCGGCCGGCCCGCCGAGCACTGGGTGATCGCCCTGTTCGGCATCCGCGGCGTCGGCTCGTTCTACTACCTGGCGTACGCCACCGCCGAGGCGGACTTCCCCCAGGCCGAACTGCTGTGGGCGACCGTCGGGCTGGTGGTGGTCGTGTCGGTGGTGGTGCACGGCATCGCCGCGACCCCGGTGATGCAGTTGCTGGACCGGGCCGGCGAACGCACCGGCGCCCGCGACGACGGAGCCGCCGAC